In Bacteroidota bacterium, the sequence CGCGACTTCGCCGCCGACGAGTGCGGTGCTGCCCGCTCGGTCGGTGCCGACGAGGTTGCCGAGCACCTGCGCGCCGCTCGCGGGGGCGTCGGGCGTGCCGGTGACATAGACACCGTGCGCAGCGCTCGCGGCGATCACGTTGCCGGGAGCGGCCCCCGGGCTGCCCGTCTCGCCACCGACGACGGCGTTGGGGACGGAGATGAGGGCGACGCCGTGGTGGCCGTCGCGCGCCGTAGCGTCGGTGCCGTTGGGGAGCGCCATCGAGCCGTCCGCGCCGACGCCGATCCAGTTGCCGAGCACCTGCACCCCGTCGGCCTCGGCGCCGACCACATAGACGCCATGCGTGGCGTTGCCGCCGATGAGGTTACGCGCCGCCTCGTCAGAGCCGCCGACCCGCACGCCCGGTGCACGCTCGATACGGACGCCTTCGGCTTCGTTGGGCACAGCCGCGGTCCCCGCCGCATTCATGCCGATGCGGTTGCCCGCGAGGACGATGCCGGTGGACGCCGGGCCGGTCACGAGGATGCCAGGCCCGGCGTTGCCCGCGATCACGTTGCCCTGCCCTGCCTCGTCGCCGCCGACGGTGTGGTTGGGCGAGCCATCCACGACGATGCCGAGGCCGTTGGCGAGCGCCGTCGCCCCGTCCGCGCCGACACCGACGTAGCTCCCCTCGACGCGGCTGCCGCCTGCGCCCGTGAGCCGGATGCCTGCCCCGCCGAAGCCGCCTACGGCGAGGCCCAGGACGGCGCTTTCGGCTTGATCAAGGACGAGACCATCGCCTGAGACGCCGGTGCCACGCACGACCACGAGCGGTCGGTCGGTGTAGCCGGGCTGCGTGGTGCCGTCGAAGATGGTCGGCGCGGTGAGCGAAGGGAGCGCCGAGCGGACGGTGATCGTGTGCGGGCTGTTGCCCTCGATCTCGAACAGGATTTCGTCGGGGCCGGTGCGGGCGTTGGCGGTCTGGATGGCCGCCCGCAGCGTGCACTGGACGCCCGCCATCGCGCTCACGTCGCACTCGTCGTCGTTCGGCGACGGGTCGGCCTGGTCGCCGTTGGTGGTGACGCGGATGCGCGTGTCGGTGACGCCGTAGCGGTAGGATAAGTTGACGCCCGTGTCGCGATTGCGGGCGGTCCCCACGACGACCTGGCCGTCCTGCGACAGGTACGCATCCCCAAAGCTGAACGAACTCGTAGATGCTCCCGTCTCCTCGATGAGGGCGTCGATGAAGCGCCAGCCGTTCTGGGCGTCCCAGAGGCACGGGGCCGCGCTCCCGCCGCCGCAGCGGGCGAGCACCACGGTGCCGTCGGCGGAAAGCGCATAGGGCTCCCACTGACCGCCCGGAGCGGAGGCGTCGTAGCCGGGGTAGGTGGGCAGTTGGGTGACCGTCGAGCCGGACCAGAGCCACACCTCCTCGGCGAGGCTGCTGGACCCGGCGATGGAGCGGTTGTTGAAGCCGAGCACCACGGTGCCGTCGGCGGAGACTGCGACGGCCTGGGCGTTGAAGGGTTCGCGCCCGTCGATCTTCGCCAAGGGCGGCTCGGAGGGGGTGCCGACGTCCCACCGCATCGCCACCGTGTTGACCCCGGGAGCGCGTCGGAAGCCTGCCCGAACCCTACCGTCGAGGCTGGTCGCGAAGACGGCCGAGCGATCCGCGCGGTTGTGCCCGTCGGGCATCGCCAAGACCGTGATCACGCCCGTCTCGAGGCTGAGCACCGCCGCCTGCGGAGGCCGGTTCGTGGTGCCTGCCACCTCGCGCTCGTAGGACCCTGCGACGAGGCTCCCGTCGGTGGAAATGGTTTCGACGCGGAAATCGTCTACGCCCGGCGGGCTAATGACCGTGAACCCGTTGCCGATCAGCGTACCCACGACATCCGGCGTCCGCGAGAAGTCCGTCCCGACGATGATCGCTCCGCCGCCGGAGATGGCCTGCGGTGAGAACGTGATCGAGTCGGGAATGCCGACGAGCGCCGACACCGTCCCGGCTTCCCAACGCGATGGGTCGAGCGACGCACTGCCATCCCGCGCCCGCCCGATCAGCGTCGAGGCGGTGCTGTTGATGTCGGTGACCGTGAAGTTGTCGATCTGGATGTATTGGGCGTCGGCGGGGAGTGCGGCGAGCAGAGCGAGGGCCAGGAGAAGGAGACGCATGGACGAGGAAACCAGGGGATACAGGAGCACGGTGCCTGTAGTGAATCACGCAAAGCGGGGAACGATCTCATCATCGCCGCTCGCTTTTTTTCGTCGCGTCTGGTTGGTGCCCGCGTAGCGTCAACGCACGACGGTGACCCTCCGCGTGAGCGTGACGTTGGTCGTCGCAGCACGGACGACGTAGACGCCAGCCGGAAGCCGAGCGCCGTCGAACGCCAGCGCGTGCGTCCCCGCGTCGAGTAGGCCATCGTGCAGCGTCGCCACGCGGCGGCCGAGCAGGTCGAACACCTCGGCGCACACGTCGGCGGCCTCGGACAGCGTCACCGCTACGGTGGCGGAGGCAGACGTCGGGTTCGGGTACGCCGACAACGTGGCAGTCTGCGGCGCGCCTACATCTTCGGCGTTCGTACCCCGCAGCACCTCCTCCACCGCGGCTAACGCGTCGACCTTGCCGTAGCCCCACTGCGGGTTCGGGACGGTCCCTGTGAAGGCGTCGGCGCGGGCCGTCTGCTCCAGAATCGCGCGCACCTCCGCGGCGTCGAGCGTCGGGTCGGCCTCGAGCATCAGCGCGACGATGCCGGTGAGCACGGGCGCGGCACCGCTCACGGCCCCGAGGATGCCGTAGGGGTCCAGGCCATCGTCCACGACGTTGAAGCGGAACGTGTTGAAATAGGACCGAGCCCCGAACGCCGCGATGTTGGAGTTGCCGGGGACGCTCACGGAGATCCCGCGCCGCCCGTCGTAGGTCGGGCCGACCCCGCTGCCGGTCCAGAGCGCGCCCGGCCCCACGTCGTTGCCGGGGTAGCTGCGCGCGATGCCGTCCACGTCGGTCCAGGTGTCGCGGAGGACATACGAGTTGAGGCCGAGGTTCTGCTGCGCCGACGCCCAGTCCCAGACGGTGTAGCCCGACGTGACGAACGACGCGAATCGGTTCGGCGGGGCCCCGATGATGTTCGAGGGATTGAGCGACGCCTGGAAGCCACCGTCGCCCACGCTCGTGCCGGTGAGGCGCACCGTGTAGGTGCCCGTCGTGGCGCTGTTGAAGTCGATGAGCAGCTCGCGGCGGCCGCTCGTCGCGCCCCAGAAATCCGTGCCCACGCCGTTGTGGAAGAGCGTGAAGCCGGGGCCGCTCGCGCTAGCACGCGCGCCGTTGCCGGGCGGCACATACGGCCCGTTCACCGTCCCGTCCGGCGCGACGACCTCGACGGCAAGCCGGTCGCTGCCGGCGTACCACAGGTCGAGCCGTAGGAACGTGCTCGCCTTCTCGATTTCCAGATCGACGGTCTGCGCAGCGTTAACGGTACCAGCGGCATGGTTGTCGACGCCGCCGTCGTCGCTCGACCCGGTGATGAACACGCGGCCGGGGAAGCCGGGCCCAAACCGCGCGTCGATGTCGCGGGCGCGGGCACTCGTGCCGTCCATCGGCCCCCCGCTCGACCCGAAGTTGGCGAGCACCACGAGCGGCTTGCCCTCGGCCTCGGCGAGCCCGATCACGTAGTCGAGCGCGACGGGGAGCAGGTCGGGACGGTAGAACGGCGCCTCGGCTGGCTCGGAGCCGTGCGCGGGCGCGCCCTCGCTAGTGAACTTGACGATGACGAACTCGACGTCGGGAGCCATGCCAGCGTAGCGCCCGTCGGAGGCGGCCCCGTTGCCCCCGGCGATCCCGGCTGTCGCCACCCCGTGCCCGACGGCATCGCGGTGCCCGAGCGGTGTCCCGGCAGAGAGTGCGGCGTCGATCTCGGCGCGGGTGTAGACCGTCCCGAAGCTGGTCGGGTTGTCCGCGTCCCCCGCCCCCGCGTCGTCGATGAGGTCGTAGATCGCGAGGAGGCGCGTGGTGCCGTCGGCGTTGCGGAAGTCGCGGTGCGTCGGGTCGATGCCCCGGTCGAAGACGGCGACGAGGACGCCCTCGCCGGTGAGGCCGTATTGCTCGCGCACGTCCTGCACCCGGGTCTCGGCGCGGACGCGCTCGTCGGCGTGGACGCGCGGTGCGAGGAGGAGCAGAAGCGCGGCGAGGAGGTAACGCATGACAGTCGGGGGCAGGTGAGAGCGGGCGGTCTACTCTCAGCTACGGCCTCTGCGTGCGGATCTCATCACTGCGCCCACGCCGACCGGACGCCGCCCTCATGACCAGCAACCCTCATGACCAGCAACCCTCATGACCAGCAACCCTAGAACAACAGGCGCCCCCCTGCGAACAGGGAGGCGCCGTGGCGTTGCTCTTCGCCGGACGCGTTTAGCGCGACACGATCATCGAGCGGGTGAGCGTCTCCGCACCCGCCCGCAGGCGGAGGAAGTAGGTCCCCGCCGCCAGCGTGGAGGCGTCGAAGGCCAGCGAGTGCCGCCCAGCTTCCATCTCATCGTTGGCCAGCGTGGCCACCTGCTGCCCGAGCACGTTGTAGACGTGGATCACCACGCGCTCCTGCGTCGGCAGCGCGAAGTCGACGGTCGTGCTGCGGTTGAACGGGTTCGGGTAGTTCGGCGCGAGCGTCAGCTCGGTCGGCAGCCCGGCCTCGTCTTCGTTCGAGACGGGGTTGCCAAAGGCAAGGTCGTCCCAGTAGTAGGTCGCGTCGACCATACCCGGACGCGGGCCGCCCGAACGACACCAGAAGTCGAAGAAGATCGACGCCTTCGTGTAGTCGAAGTCGAGGTTCAGCGGGGCGGTGCCCATGTCCTCGTTGGCGAAGTCGAAGACAAGCGTGTGCCACGCCATCGCCTCCGTCGTCGTGGCCACCGTCTCGACGCTCTCACCGGCGTTGTTGACGTTCTCCACCTTGAGGAGCACCGGGATGCCGACCTCCGGCGACCAGACGCGCGCTGTCATGATCGTCGCGTCCGTCGTAAACGGAATCGGGGCGGTGAAACCGGTCACCTCACCGACGGTGGTGCCCGCGAAGCAGGTCTCGCCCATCGGGCGGAACGTCTCCACGACGGTGTTGGCTGCGTCTTCCGGATCCTCGACAATCATCGACATGGCGTTGCCGAAGTCGACGAGTTGGTAGTCGACCTCCTCCTCGAACGTGACCGGGAGCGCGACCGGCGGCGGCAGCGCGTTGACGTCGGCCAAGTCAATAGCGAGGAGTTGGTAGCCGTTCGTCGCCGGATCGTCGAACGTGAACTGCCCCACGACGCCCGTGAAGATGAACGGGCCGCCCGGGATCTCCGTGCCGTCGATGTCCGAGTCGTCGGCGTTGCCCACGCGGAGGACGCCGGTGCCGGTGCCGTCGGTGACCTCGTAGTTGGTCCGCTCGGCGAAGGTGCCCATCTCGGCTGTGGTGAGGGTGAGCTGGACGAGCTCGGCCTCGTAGGCCTCCCCGTTGGCGTTGAGTTGCTCCACGGTGATGGCGACCGGCGCCGGGACGCCCGCCGTCTTGCCGACCATATACGAGGCGAGGTCGTCCTCGTTGATTTGCTGGAGGCCGCGGAACGTCGAGAGGGTGCCCGTGAGCGTCAGGACGGTGCCCGGCGCGATGGTGCCGTCGGCGACCTGGTCGAAGAACATGCCTTCGGTCTGACGGATCGTGAGGCCCGCCGTGGCGTCCTGGATGTAGGCGAAGTCGCCGCGGGCGCGCGTGACGATGCCCGTGATGGTCACCTCGTTGCCGTCGCCCAGGGCGCGGGCGTCAGCGATGGTGGTGCTCCCCATGTCACCGCTGCCAAAGGCGAGGTCGTCCCAGTAGTAGGTCGCGTTCATCATACCCGGGCGCGGGCCGCCCGAACGGCACCAGAAGTCGAAGAAGACCGACGCCTTCGTGTAGTCGAAGTCGAGGTTCAGCGGGGCGGTGCCCGTGTCCTCGTTGGCGAAGTCGAACACGAGCGTGTGCCACGCCATCGCCTCCGTCGTCGTCGCGACCG encodes:
- a CDS encoding S8 family serine peptidase, whose protein sequence is MRYLLAALLLLLAPRVHADERVRAETRVQDVREQYGLTGEGVLVAVFDRGIDPTHRDFRNADGTTRLLAIYDLIDDAGAGDADNPTSFGTVYTRAEIDAALSAGTPLGHRDAVGHGVATAGIAGGNGAASDGRYAGMAPDVEFVIVKFTSEGAPAHGSEPAEAPFYRPDLLPVALDYVIGLAEAEGKPLVVLANFGSSGGPMDGTSARARDIDARFGPGFPGRVFITGSSDDGGVDNHAAGTVNAAQTVDLEIEKASTFLRLDLWYAGSDRLAVEVVAPDGTVNGPYVPPGNGARASASGPGFTLFHNGVGTDFWGATSGRRELLIDFNSATTGTYTVRLTGTSVGDGGFQASLNPSNIIGAPPNRFASFVTSGYTVWDWASAQQNLGLNSYVLRDTWTDVDGIARSYPGNDVGPGALWTGSGVGPTYDGRRGISVSVPGNSNIAAFGARSYFNTFRFNVVDDGLDPYGILGAVSGAAPVLTGIVALMLEADPTLDAAEVRAILEQTARADAFTGTVPNPQWGYGKVDALAAVEEVLRGTNAEDVGAPQTATLSAYPNPTSASATVAVTLSEAADVCAEVFDLLGRRVATLHDGLLDAGTHALAFDGARLPAGVYVVRAATTNVTLTRRVTVVR